Within Nycticebus coucang isolate mNycCou1 chromosome 16, mNycCou1.pri, whole genome shotgun sequence, the genomic segment CAAACTCTACCTTACCATCTAGAATGAAGAtacactttaaattttaattttactttaattattCTTGTATATTATGTTCACACACATTGACATTTGTCTATGTCATAGTTAATAGATAAATTTGTCACTTCATAGACAAATTTTCCAGAGTCCTTCCTTCAgatagaaggaaaattaaaattttcactttattttcctaTTAAAGGATAACCTAACTGGATGCCCCTTTCTATCACCATGTAGTGGCCAGGAAAATTATGGCCATTTTTTCCCTCAACCAACAAGAAATTATGGTCTCTACTAATCTTAACACACTGTAGCAGAAAATTGGTGAGATTAATACTTTTAAAGATCTCAGGataattctttcttctcatttttgaaTTCTTTTAGCATTCTTACCTTATGATCTATTAACTAAAGAGCACATTTTTAAACAATACTTGTATTGGTTAATTTGTGTTTCACTTTTGGCactgaataaacatttattgattaagtAGTATATgccagaaatatttttagaaagtattCAATGGTGAACATGATAGGGGAATTCATTTTCTAGTGGGTAAGGCAggcaaataaaagaataattataacaaagagagagaaaggctgTGACATGGGTAAGCCAAGAAGTCAGGTTAACATAAAGGTATGTTTCTCTTAATTAATGCTAGATTTTATCTTCAGATTTATCACATAGGAtaaagcataaaaacaatgaaacagcTGTTTTTGGAGAAAATGTGACTATTTTCTGCAACTGGACAACTTCAGAAAATGTTGTGCAAATTACCTGGCAGAAGATCCAAGACTCTTTACCACTAAATATTGGCACTTATAGCAATAAATATGGAGAAAAGATTCTTCCACCATATGTAGACAGGCTACACTGCAAGATCATTGAACCCAATTCCTCATTCATAACTATTCGTGAAGTGACATTTGAAGATGAAGCCTGCTACAGATGTCTGTTTAACGTGTTTCCATATGGCAGCCATGGAGGACAAATCTGCCTTaacattttaagtatataaatgtTTTCTGTGTGGTCAAATTGCTGGGACAGAAATTTGGGGATGTGATCTTTTAAGGTTAGTGCCCAGAGAAAGAATATTAGATGGTGAAAAACTGTTGGAGATCATTTGGGCTATGTGTTTTATTACACTAAGGGCAAAAAAATGGAAGCCAGTGATGGTTCTGTAACTTGCCCATTTTCACACTGTGCAGGAATTGGGCATAGCATTTAGcacttctcctctttcttttaaCTTCCTAATACTGCATTGCACTGGCTTTCTTCTAGTGGAAAACATTCATGAATAGCATAAGGATTTTCTTGCTGTAGAAttaggaaaagagaggaaaaggagaagagacAGTAGAcatggagacagaaagaggaACAATGAAGACTTTCGGATTTCCTGGTCTTCAAATGAAAGATTTCAGTGATGGTGATAGTACCACCACATCCTTTCTTATGTtgcaataaatgtaaaatattgggGGTTTATATAATGTAATTTTAAAGTTGAGTAAGATGTTGAAATACCAGTTGTTGCTCTCAAATTAAAGAACTTATACTTAGGTGCCAGGAATTATACTGTGAGCTTTTGTAAAATGTGAGAACTATCTGAGAGGGATATAGTTTCAGTATTTTGGCTTCATATGAAAACTTGGAAAAGTCCAGTCTTTAGCAACACGGAAATCTGGTATGACATATATTTATTTACgtatatttatatatcatatttttaattttgtttttccttttttgcctaGCTATATCTGAATTAAGAACTGAACTCCAGGTCAATTCTGACACTGAAGATCTTCTTAGCCTTGTTTATTCAGCTGTGGGAAAACCTGCTCCTCAAATATCTCTTTTCCCTTCACAAGTCCTAATTAACCCACCAGAGGAATTCTCTGCTCAGAATTCAAATGGCACAATAACCATCACTAAAATATGCACCATCTCTTTGGAAACTGTGAGGTCCCTAGGACTCCAGCACCTGATTGTGTACATGGATCATCCtctaaggaagaaagagaagatcgTTCCTCTGTCAGTAAAACAAGAATGTAAGTAGAAGACATAAATCAATAAAGGGAAATGTTTATCTTTCTTTCAAATTTCCTACCAGAAGTGGTTGCATAAGTCATCTATTTTTGAAAATCTAAGTCAGTGTAATACACATGcatatttaaataatcaaataatgAAGACAGCCTTTACCTTAGTCCTGCTCCCTAGAGAAACTGTTCTTGCGTGGCAAATTTTTAACTGATTTCCCTTATATGGTTTCTCCTGAGCTGCTGTCACTCATTTACACTATTCCTTCACCCTTTCCatccaatagttttttttttttttttttgctgcttacCTCTGCGACCTGTAACAGCGTTGCTAAGCCTGTTTCATCCACCATAGAACATTTCTCGTAGCTGCCCACTTTTCTTTGTCCTCCTTCTTTCCAAGCTACATCAACTGTATTTATCTTCTGTTATAGAACAATTCAAAAGGATGATTTCCCTGTAGAATAATTCTAATAGTTGAAGCtaataaatagtatttaaataattatttttatgttctacTTAATACTCTTTTAGAACTGGAGTAtttagcctttatttatttaatgtcagTACTATTTCCAGGTTTTAATCTACCacattattgtttgttttctatttccccTCTCACctgtttaatattcttttctctcttttttcatttatttcaaattatttattttcatttttcacattttttaatttgttagctATATGTTCCCTCACCCTCCTTTTAGTGGTGGACTTAGAGATTATAACacatgctctttttaaaaatttttatatgttttttaattgacagaaaataactgtatgtatttatggagtacatattgatattttgatatatacaaTGTCCAATGATTAGGTCAGagtaattaacatattcatcatttcaaatatatatcattcctttgtgttgggaacattcaatatcGTCTCTTCTAGCTAATTGAAAATATATACTAATGTTATCTATACTCATCCTATAGTTCAATAGACTACCAGAACttattgcttcatttttttttttaagacagagtcctactctgtcaccctgagaagagtgctgtggcatcatagctcacagcaacttcaaactcttgggcttgagcaattttcttacctcagccttctaagtagctgagactacaagtgggcaccacaatgcctggctagtttttctatttttagtagagatggggtcttgctcttgcttaggctggtcttgaactcctgagcacaaacaatccatttgcctcagcctcccagagtgctaggattacaggtgtgagccaccgtgcccagccttattGCTTCTATCTAGCTGGGATTTTGTGtcctttaacaaatctctccctATCACTTCTTACTCTACTCTTCCCAGCTTGTAATAATCTCTGTCCTACTTGTTACTTCCATAAAACCAACTGTTAGAGCTTCTGCTAATGAGTGAGTATGTGTGGTGCTTCACTTTCTGTccctggcttattttatttaactatttaacaCAATGTCCttcaggtttatccatgttgctgtgaatgacaagattttgttttttattatggctgactagtattccatggtgtgtatacatatatcacattttttaaaatccattcatctgttgatggccactttggttgattccataccttgcTGTTGTGAcaagtgctgcaataaacacaggaGAGCAGGTATCTCTTCATTatactaatttcctttctttgtatGTAGTACATATTTGAGTATAAATTATGCAAATGCAGAAATAGTCAAACAACCTTCACCATTCTCTAgtgtcaaaaaataatttattctccCCTTCCAACTCAAGCAGGGTTAAGACATTGGTGGCACATCTATAGTTCACAGCAATTGTGTTGCTGCCCAACCAGGTGCATCTGTCTGCTGTCCAAGAGGAAGCCAATGCCCAGCCACCCAGAGACAGCAGGATTTATAGCCGAGAAAAAGTTTATTCCTTATAGTGATAAGTGGGGGGACAAGAGGAATTTCTCAAACCCACCTCCCCAAGAATTGGGGGTGCAGAggttttaaagatagtttggtggGTAGAGGGTTAGGCAATCAAGATCTGCTAATTGGTTGAGTTCAGGGCAAAACCATCAGTCTTGGTGTGTTAGCCAATCTACTGGAGTAAAGTTCCCTGGTGGGGGTCAAGGCCAGTTGGGTCAGTTCCTTGGCCTGGGTGGGTCAGTCAATGCAGGATCTAGAAGATACCTCAAAAATAACCCCTCGGTTCCAAACAGTTGGTGTTTTCTGTGGAGAAtagttaagaatctttataacTACCAGCTGTCCCCTCTAGAGTAGCAAttatagagaaacaaacaaaggGACAGTGACTATCATCAAGCAAATGAGGgaacagtggctgattattattattattttagctaaacctgttccttcacagagttGGGAGGCCCTTACTTAAGTTCTGCCTTTGTACACTTTTACTAATTCATCAGGGTGGTTTGAAATGCTCTAATTCCTTTATCTTCTAGCATAGACTTTTGGTGACTATCTTGATACAGATGATAGCTCTTGAATATATTGGTGAACTATTAGGAGACACAAAGAAAGTATCTCAAACATCTGTATGAGAAaactatatgtatacatatttctggCATGTCATGGAGCTTTAAACCACTCAGCTTGTAATGGTAGTGGTCTCATCTCTGCTCTTCTACATACCACATACTTTTAGTTTGAGCCTGATTgtccaaggaattttttttttttttttccggggctgggtttgaacccaccacctctggcatatggggccagcggcctactactttgagccacaggcgccgccctgttcaaGGAATTTTAAGTTCTATACCTTGATCTTCATGTCTGGATGCTTTTTCAAATTAGTGGGTTACATTTTTAGGCTTCAGGAAGTTAAGAAAAACATATACCTGTTCTACTGAAATGTTAACTTTTCTGTTAAGACTTTTCAACTCACTTGTTGTCGCAAGACAGAATGAATTagacagaatgaatgaatgtcatCCCCCCTCTCCATTTTCCTAATTACACTGAAACGTTAAGGCATAATTAGTTGGGAGTCTTTGTGATTGTCCCACTTCAGATGCCAAGCTGCATGAGGACAACTATAACAAATTTCAGTATTAAATTGTATGGACTGATATACATCACTTGGGAAAATCAAATAAGATTTACTTATGTAAAGGACACATAAGGAAGTTCAtagaaaaaacatacaaaaaagaaatcagaagcaTTTCCCAAGAGAGCTATACGTTTTTTGTGAAATCAACTTAATAACAAAATCAGATAGATAATGTAACTAATACTAATCACACTGATCTTAGTATTCATATTGCAATACTCCAAATCATAGACTTTGTAATAAGATagagtgaaatattttcttccttcaaaatGTACATGCAGAGGGCAAGTAATTTATTATAGACTAAAATACACATCTGTATACTTTTCCCTTCCATGTTATATATCTGTAAATGCAAAAGCTAATGACTTTTCTAGAATCTCACTTGGTGACACAGCTTATAGTAAACCTTAGGGtattatatccatttttttttttttttgagacagacccttatcctattgcccaggctagaaggTCCTAGAGGCAgtctagcttatagcaacctcaaactcttgggctgaagtgatcttcccgattcagcctcatgagtagttgggactacaggtaccaaccacaacactcagctagtttttctattttttggaagagatggggtttagctcttgctcaggggtggtctcaaactcatgagctcaagcagtctgcctgccttggcctcccgtgTGCTGTGATTACAtgtgggagccaccatgcccactcCCAGTCTTATATGttcataattttcataaaaattctgTGGTCAAAGTGGGGTGATACTATTAAATAATCTGCATTTAGTAAGCAGACTTGTTCCACTTTATTAACATACTTTTACACAATCTACATTTTTTGGTTTCCATAATCTCAaagaaatggtgaggaaaaaaattcTCCCTAATTTAGTCACATTAGTTCAAGAACCAAAATGCATCACTAGCCAACAATGATATTGAATCAAAGTTTGAATATGTGAGGGAGGCATCACATCTCTTGGAATCCTAACAGTTCTTCCACATATCCAGCAACTGTAGTCCTGGGTAAAAAGACCGGTACATAGTCTAGATGTAAGATAAATAGAATCTCGTGTCAGTTTAGAACATCGAATCAGTCTCTGAATTAAATAATCTCTGACTAATCTAAATAAAAAAACTGATTTCTAGTACACAatgagactattttttttttttttggtagagacagagtctcactgcaccgccctcgggtagagtgccgtggcgtcacacggctcacagcaacctctaactcttgggcttacgtgattctcttgcctcagcctccggagtagctgggcaCAATGAGACTATTATAAAACAGAATGCATTTGGGCCAGCACAGAGTACCCTTCCATcattctcagcctccccaaactAGCACAACCGGGCCAAGTACAGTCCTGAACTCTGTGTGGTAGAATTAGAACAATAGCCCAGAAAATATGAAGTTACTGAAAGCGTAAccctagaaaaagaaatgtggaacCATCACACACATGAAAATGGCTATaatcctcactatattttcttattcttcttaaaaaatatagGATTTGATTCTACAGTTCTTCTTGACTTTTTGATTTCATCAGAAACCTGTTTTCTTGAATATTTCATTAGATACTTAAAATTACTGCAAAAAGACTGGAATGATTTTTTTACtacccgtttccccgaaaataagacatcctccaaaaataagacctacttacaggaaagataagacgtcccctgaaaataagacctagcacatctttgggagcacaccttaaaataagacactgtcttattttcgggtaaACAGGGTATTTCCAAGTACTTTGATGCAACTGAATCTAAATATGACATAAACATCTGTAATTGTGTCTCCTCACTTGTCCAAGACAGAAGCACTAACCAAACAGCACCTCATTACTTGACTGTTCTTGATAATCATGTACATACTTATGCTTGGGACTCTTGGGCTTCTGATGCTTCTTCTGAATCACTGAGCCAGGTTGTGATGCCCAGAGAGACCCACATTACACAGGCTCATAGTCTGTCTTCTCCCCAGGTTTCTCAAAGTCTGCTAGATTATGACGGCTCTGATAATTCTGAAGTGGACCCCACAGACCAATGTTTAGCTAACAGTAAACAGACATCTTTACACCAAGATGCAATTAAGAAAACTCAGGATGCAGCTGGGACAAGTAGAGATAAAAAAGAACTTAGCCTAGACCCTCAATCAAGGTCTCTGGTTCCAAATGAATTTATTACTTCGTTCTCGGTTGACTGTGAAGTAATCCCAATAAAACTGTCTCGGAAGTGGGAATATCTTACAGAACAGTAAAATTCTTCAAAGAGCTACAAGTTGCCATTTActgtttacaaaagaaaaatccattccCATATAATCCAACTgcacttttgaaatttttaaaatatgtagagGTAATAGGTAATAAAAGTAGGGGCCCTTTGTAAAACCATGGTATATTATTTctaggaattatttttctttaatatgaatTTTGCCTCGATGAGATAATAGCATAAAAAATCACTCAAAGGAGTTTTCTAAATCAAGTTCTTTTTGCCTTATTTAAAAGCAGCCTAGTGACTAGAAAACATACAGTATACCACTTGAAATTTATGGCAAATAAAATTTACCCCAAATTTGGGATAGTTACTATATTAATTTCCTGGGGCTGTGTCAACAATTCACCACACATTTCAGGGTGTCGGGGGGCTGTGGCAACAATTCACCACACATTTGGCTTCTTCAAATACCTGAAATTGATTCTGCcctggttctggaggctagaagtctaaaAGCAAGGTGTCGGCAGGACTGTGCTCTCAGGCTCTGGAGAAGAGTCCATCCCTGCCTCTTTTTTACCTTCTCATGGCTGCCAGTGATCATCAGTGTTCCTTgtctaaatgacaatgacaatgtgAATGACAATTCACAAATGCTGGATGGACTTGAATTTAGGGGAGATGCTAATCCAGTTCAGTTATTATTTACTTCTGAAGGATTTAATAAggtgatatattaaaaaaaagtaacattgttGCAGGTTTTTGGAAAAGTTATTATACATGGTCTGCTCTATGAACatggttcattttttaaaagttttaatcaCCAGGTAACTTCCCATTTGAAATTGTGATATGAATAATTCTGTCTTTTTGAGAGGAAGcagtaaatttaattttttgtatatttattgggTTTATGTAATGTGAGTGGCAACTGTGTTGTACTGGTAAGTCTGTCATTAAAACGATCTcaaatatccttaaaaaaaaaaaaagaacaatagccATTTTCCCTTTGACTGTGGTGATCATGTTAACAGGTCACAGGATCTGTCCTACTTGTGTGCTCTTGCATGTGATTGATAGTTGTATAATTTTAGGTTAACTATCTGTCTGCCCTCAGAACTTCTAGagtatttctccattttctttgacCATCTACgtttttctgatgagaagtcaaATGTTAATCTGATAATTGTGATAACATCCTATTGTATTTTCTCTTCAGTAAGATAGCATGTTCTCTTCTTTATTCTAGTgcaatttttagtttgttttatccTTTAATGTGATGGAcacttattgattttattaaatcttgAGACTCCttcaattttgaatattttctcatgTTGTAGTCTCCAAAAACAAACCTTCAATTAGTTGGCCATTAAAACATCtagatttgaattttatttattcttcctttttaatgtttacatttctttttcttttctttatatcatCTGGGATATTTTCTAAACATTATTTCAAACAGGTTTTCCATATAATCACTGTGAATCTTTGGGTAATTTTCTTAACGTCACAGAGGCTCCATTTTCCTGTCTGTACCTTATGACTGTACTTACCCAATTAAGGTAAATAGACCTTATTAAATCATATTGCTtaggtatttattattattagaaatttATGTTTTGCTATTATTGCTGAATCTTTGGAAATTCCATTTTAATAATAAAGTCATCAAGTGAGTAtatttttcttaacaattttcctatgatgaaaatttaaatagttatatcttttttcttattcttgagCATGATACAATCAtattaaatattatgtatattaatCTTTGAAGAACATGTAGGTACTCAAATACCattaagatatttttaataaagcagaatataaattatatagtaTCGATTTTAATGTCAATGAAGTAATGACAAATTAAAAGAGCATTGAAGATTAATAGTATCAAGATAGCAGTATGCTGTATAAAATAAGTATAGTCACAAAAAACATGTTTCTGATTTATGTTTTTCAGGTTCTTCTATTCATGTACCTTTAGTTGTTATACTCACAGCTTTGTTGTGTGTTTCATTTGTTGCCATCCTCTGTCTCTATAGTgggttgagaaagaaaaagtaagttgTATTATTACCTGTTTGTGATAGAGAAGATAGATAAAACAGGACTAGTttcaattatatatgtatttaaaattccaAAGGCTCTGGCAAAATCTAACTTGAAAAGAGtcatcttaaaaaaatttatccaaggctcggcgcctgtggcttaagtggctaaagcgccagccacatacacctgagctggcgggttcaaatccagcctgggggcctgccaaacaataatgatggctgcaaccaaaaaattgtcaggtgttgtggcaggtgcctgtagtcccagctacttgggaggcagaggcaggagactctcttgagcccaggagttggaggttgctgtgagctgtaatgccacagcactccacccagggtgacagcttgaggctctgtctcaaaaaaaataaataaataaaaataaataaaataaaaacaacaacaacaaaatgttttaagggaggggggtggggccttggtgtgtgccacaccttccgggggcaagacatgattgcaagagggactttacctaacaaatgcaattagtgtaacctggctgattgtaccctcaatgaatccccaacaataaaaaaaaaaaaattttatccatATGCTTGGTAAGTTCTTCAATTCAAGGatatatccttttaaaataacAACTTTGCATGGGAATTTTATAAAGATAGGCTGTTAATAACCATCTATGCTTTGGTAAATTTAGTTTAACATTCTTCATTGAGGACAGATTTTTATAGGACAGAGCAGATGGACTTCAGACAACTGGTGGGAGGAGAGATCAATTGAGTGCTAAAAAAGGCTGAGATTGAAAGCCTGAGAAATGTTTACCTGGCAACTCCATCATGAGGCAAAAGCGATCTTACTTTACAGGACTAATGTAGTTAACTGTGCATTTATTTATGGAACAAATACTTCTTGGGTTCCTCTGTATCACTGTGTGTTGTTCTCAGTGTGAAAGAGACACACACAAGAGATGAGTGTTCTGCCTTCAGGAGCTTATATcctactaggaaaaaaaaatagatgattgaagtataaaaggaaattagaaaatgccAGGCAGTGATAAGTACTATGTAGAAAATAGACAGAATGGTAAGATTGAAAGAGACTCTGTGGTGATTTTTCTGAGGAGATGACATTTCAGGTAATAACTGAGTTAAGGAAAAATGGTGTGGGTGACATTCCTGGTGAAGAGTGTTCCAGACAAAAAGGAATGTTAGTTCAGGTCCCAACATGTGAATGGGCTTGGTGCatttaagaaagaagagaaggccaCTGTAACTGAAACAGTGCTTTGGAAGTGAAGGAAGGAGCCAAATCAGGTAAGCCCACATGTGCAGGAAAGTATTGAGTGTTTTTATTATCTACAATATCAATCCATGGAACTATTTAAAACACAGGAGCACAAAGAGCtgatttatatttgaaaaagatCGCTCTTGCTAGAATGGAGACAAGGTTTCTTAGAAGCCAAGAATGAGATTTTTAAAGAGAGTATTGCGGTAGTCTGGGTAAGAGTTAATAATGGTCTGCACTGGAATTGTAGCAATGGGGATGGGAGGGATTAGGGATGGGTTTGAGATGACATGATTGGCTgaaggaattgttttttttttttttttttttttgtagagacagagtctcactgtaccgccctcgggtagagtgccgtggcgtcacacggctcatagcaacctctaactcttgggcttacgcgattctcttgcctcagcctcccgagcagctgagactacaggcgcccgccacaacgcccggctatggctGAAGGAATTGTTGTGGGGAAaaagtgaaatggaaaaattatcctAATGATTATAAACTTTTTAGCATTAAAGGAAGAAAACTTTTACAAATATGGAAATTAGAAGGAGAAGAAATTTTGGAAGGAGAATTAAGAGTTCTATTTTGAACgtaataattttgaaatgccAATTCTACATTTTAAGTGAATATGTTAATTATctttatatgtaaatatctttataTGTAAAGATAATAACCAATGGTATAAATTTGGGACTATAAGACATATGTTCTTCAAGGGGACAAGTCATAAATTATGACTCTTATAGAGTAGAAATAATATGTAATTTCTGTAATTGGAGTATTTTTATGCTGAACTAAgcatttgaaagatattttcaacCTCTCAAGAGAATTCAAATCTAAATCTCCCACTTTTTATTCAAAGCATCCTCTTACCACATACTGCCATGAGGGGGAGTGTTTGGGCATTCATCTATGGTAATGTCATAATGGTGTGAGTGAGTGACTTAATGTGATAGATAATGTCATTGTATCACTAGGTCACAGAATATGTGTGAACACCCCAGTCCGGACAGTCTCATGAGAGAAGATCAAGTCACTTCCTTCTTCCCAACAGGTAATTtgacatatgaatttttttctgtcattgtgTATGCTTCAAATTTAAAAGTTAACCTTCCAAATTAAATCATTCATCTATCATACTTTAGCGGtaattgtcatttaaaaattgatgaaaaCAAAAGATGTGCTTAATATATAATCCAATTTTGTGAAATAGTGGTTTCAGCTGAGATTATATTAATATGAATGTTTTCAGCTgaaattatattaatatgaatGTCTTCAAATGTTTCTAATCATCCCCTGACTCAGGACACCTCCCACCCTCAGCAAGTGAATGAGtgctttggtttgcatttcttccGGTTATTAATAAGTCATCtatttattagccatttaggTTTTTCCTTCTGTGAAAGTCTTATCCATAAGTAATTTCAGGTTGGCTATTCATATTTGCAGAAT encodes:
- the LOC128567907 gene encoding OX-2 membrane glycoprotein-like, with product MDFSLRLILQLLVVPIWVQGYDLSHRIKHKNNETAVFGENVTIFCNWTTSENVVQITWQKIQDSLPLNIGTYSNKYGEKILPPYVDRLHCKIIEPNSSFITIREVTFEDEACYRCLFNVFPYGSHGGQICLNILTISELRTELQVNSDTEDLLSLVYSAVGKPAPQISLFPSQVLINPPEEFSAQNSNGTITITKICTISLETVRSLGLQHLIVYMDHPLRKKEKIVPLSVKQECSSIHVPLVVILTALLCVSFVAILCLYSGLRKKKSQNMCEHPSPDSLMREDQVTSFFPTAKNSGTC